The genomic interval TTCAAACAAGGCACCTGGCACCTGCAAAAAATAGTTCCGCAGAATCCAAATGGCAAACGGCAAGTTGAACGCCGTATACGGAATGACGAGCGCCTGATAGGAGTCGAGCCACCCCACGTCGCGAAGCAACATATACAGGGGCGTGATCACGACGAGCGGCGGAAACACCGAGATGATGAGCAGAAGGATGAGCATCGGCTGCTTGGCCTTGATGGGAAGCCGTGCAATCGCAAACCCCGCCATGGATCCGAACAGAAGCACGAAGAACGTCGATGTGATGGAGACAATCACGCTGTTGAGGATGTACCGTCCAAAGTGAAATTGGCCGAAGGCCTCTTCATAATGAGAAAGCGTCCAATGATGCGGGAAGTACGCCGGCGGATAAGCGCTGATGTCGGAATTGGGCTCGAACGACGTGACGAACATCCAATAGAATGGGAGCAGGATCACGACGAGAAAGAAAATGAGCACGACATAGCCGATGATGCGTTGATACAACGGCTTTCTCATTGCGCTTCCTCCCCGACCATCCCGCGAAAGGCGGACAGGAATATTAGACAAGCCCCTAAGATGAGGATCACCGTGCTGACGGCGACCGCTGCTCCCAAGCCAAAGTGAAGGTTCGTGAACAGCGTTTCCTCACCCAGCATGGCGAGGGACGTGGTCGTCGAACCAGGGCCACCCTGCGTGAGCACGAACGGCAGGTCGAAGATACCGAACGCCTGAAGAATTCGAAACAGGCCCGCGATGGCGATGCTTCCCCGCAACTGAGGAAACGTGACGTTCCAAAAGATCTGCCAACCGTTCGCGCCGTCGATGCGCGCCGCCTCGTAGTAGTCTTTCGGGATCATCTGCAGCCCGCTCAACAGGATGATGACGACAAACGGTGTAGTTTTCCAAATATCCGCTGCCATGAGGGCGATCACAGCCGTCACCGGCTCACCGGTCCAGTTGATGGGGCTGTGGATGAAACCCAGTCCTTGGAGGATGGCGTTCAGGACGCCATACACGCCGTTGTAGATGTAACTCCACATCTCGGCGGAAATGACCGTGATGAGCGACCAAGGAATGAGCATCACCACGACCGAGACGCTCTTCAATTTCTCCACGTTCTGGATGGCAAGCGCAATGAGCAGCCCCAAAAACAACTCGATCGCGACCGTGACAATCGAGTAATACACCGTGAACCACACACTGTGCCAGAACAGGGGGGCGGAATAGACGTCGACGTAGTTTTGAATGCCGTTGAACGTGAACTGAAATCCGTTCTCCGTCAATTGAATGTTATTGAAGCTCATCCACACGGAATAGAGGATGGGGAAAATGGTCACGGCCAGGATGACAATGCCGGCTGGGGTCAACATCCCAAAGCCCGCGCGAACGTCGTGGCGAACGACGCTCGCTCGCCTGCCATCGGTTTGAAACGATGCATGCCCTTCCATCGCCTTTGACATGCGCGCTCGCCTCCCTTCTCCTTCGCTTGCGAGCATCGTAGACACAGAGGTACGAAATGGGCGGGCGGCAACCGCCCGCCTTGTGTCATCAGAGACCGCCCGAACCGCTGCCGCTCAGAGCCTGCTGAATTTGCTGGTTCGCGTTCTTCAGCGCCTGCGCTACAGACACACTGCCAGCCAGCGCCGCGTTGACGTTGTCGTAAATGGCCTTGGAGACCGCCGGATAGTTCGGTGTCTGCGCCGGCCGCGAGACGAACTTCACCTGTGGCAACAGGGCGAACACCGGGCTGTACTTGGCGAGCGACGGGCTGTCCGCCACAGCCTTGATGGTGGGCATCTCCGAGTTGGCCGCCAGAATTTCCTGAGCCTGCGGGCTCGTCATCCAGTCAATGAACTGAAGGGCGGCTGCCAGATTCTTCGTGTGCGGGTTGAGGTACAGGTCCCAGCCACCGACCGTGCTGTAGCCGCTCGAGCCGTGTCCAGCAAATGTCGGAAGAGGCGCTACGCCGACCTTGCCCACGACCTTCGAACTTTGCGGATTCTGGGAATCCGACCACGCGTAGGACCAGTTGCGCAGGAACACGGCATTCCCTTGCGTGAACACATTCTCAGACTGGGGCTCCTGGAACGTGTCCACCGATTGGGGCGTGGCACCGGACGTGATGAGCCCTCGCATGAACGAGAGTGCCTGTTTCGCAGCCGCTGTGTTCAGTGTAGCTTTGCCGTTCGTCAGCACGCTGCCGCCTGCATCCGCCAGGTACTCGTCGAAGTCGCAGGTGAGCCCCTCGTAATCAGCGCCCTGCCAGACGAACCCATACTTCGCTCCACCGTGCTTGACGATGTAAGAAGCCTCCGTTTGCAGTTGCTGCCACGTCTTCGGCACGGGCAGATGATACTTGGCCAACAGGTCCTTGCGGTAATAAAGGAATGCT from Alicyclobacillus acidocaldarius subsp. acidocaldarius DSM 446 carries:
- a CDS encoding ABC transporter substrate-binding protein, whose amino-acid sequence is MKSKVKRWTSVALASSAAAALVVGCGQPNNTASQTSTNGSASTAASSASTVSVAGVRIAKPTHLVNYKNASGTIVWAESFTTGPTASELVSAFEKKYPKIKVKLQVQPSNTDTNRADLTASISGGSSTPDVYMGDVIWPAQFAHNQLAAPLSDDLPTSFWTRFSNGLVAGATYNGKVYAAPLFADTAFLYYRKDLLAKYHLPVPKTWQQLQTEASYIVKHGGAKYGFVWQGADYEGLTCDFDEYLADAGGSVLTNGKATLNTAAAKQALSFMRGLITSGATPQSVDTFQEPQSENVFTQGNAVFLRNWSYAWSDSQNPQSSKVVGKVGVAPLPTFAGHGSSGYSTVGGWDLYLNPHTKNLAAALQFIDWMTSPQAQEILAANSEMPTIKAVADSPSLAKYSPVFALLPQVKFVSRPAQTPNYPAVSKAIYDNVNAALAGSVSVAQALKNANQQIQQALSGSGSGGL
- a CDS encoding carbohydrate ABC transporter permease; protein product: MSKAMEGHASFQTDGRRASVVRHDVRAGFGMLTPAGIVILAVTIFPILYSVWMSFNNIQLTENGFQFTFNGIQNYVDVYSAPLFWHSVWFTVYYSIVTVAIELFLGLLIALAIQNVEKLKSVSVVVMLIPWSLITVISAEMWSYIYNGVYGVLNAILQGLGFIHSPINWTGEPVTAVIALMAADIWKTTPFVVIILLSGLQMIPKDYYEAARIDGANGWQIFWNVTFPQLRGSIAIAGLFRILQAFGIFDLPFVLTQGGPGSTTTSLAMLGEETLFTNLHFGLGAAVAVSTVILILGACLIFLSAFRGMVGEEAQ
- a CDS encoding carbohydrate ABC transporter permease yields the protein MRKPLYQRIIGYVVLIFFLVVILLPFYWMFVTSFEPNSDISAYPPAYFPHHWTLSHYEEAFGQFHFGRYILNSVIVSITSTFFVLLFGSMAGFAIARLPIKAKQPMLILLLIISVFPPLVVITPLYMLLRDVGWLDSYQALVIPYTAFNLPFAIWILRNYFLQVPGALFEAAKIDGASVFMSYWRIFLPLTTPGLFTAAVFTFVACWTEFFMALVFNPDNTMRTIPVGIALFSGQYTVPYGTIFAGSVVSIVPIVILVVIFRRWIVSGLTQGAVKG